The Anolis carolinensis isolate JA03-04 chromosome 1, rAnoCar3.1.pri, whole genome shotgun sequence genome window below encodes:
- the irf7 gene encoding interferon regulatory factor 7 isoform X2, translating to MAAAANRNNPQKICFFDWLVNEINSREYWLDEAHTIFCIPWKHNSRKDIVADDYRIFKEWAVVSKKYNEHQPDPSKWKTNFRCALNSTKKFKELKSNNPDYHVYRIISHNAAHAANLPADRRNDGDHENDMLRISPSSEGVQGSDQTTPPLQQEINIAFEMLSLENPVPGLNVNTDENVYQCSSDTLQWVMQQANMNMDEIQTVSWAPSPSDHPIGEVAYQQNNTYAVPHVDQTGYHHLRNRAVNETVENRYYEEPSKWLPEITTDVVHQSTATLAVQQAQQNSPAPNQLNHLADALGNESCFIENMFMDEDPLAKGVMMCNAASQHTMLEQSPCPLPVAPPVEQPPAQTTLLQNDSGMHPLNLGVSIYYRGSLLNELRVTAGSCLFTYNNNHTAQVLGNPQIIQFPNPQMLPDQKQVTLTLTALQKAGLLLYQKNCRLWARRLGPCNVFWAFSKQLENIAQYPEHRLLQREVDTEIFNFEHYFQGLQQFYDGQRSSCPDYTIYLCFGQRFSAAKPKESKLILVKLVPELCKHWHERVLREGVSSLNSEIESLQFSNSLFDMMEYLTSICRPADEEH from the exons GAATGGGCTGTAGTCAGCAAAAAATACAATGAACATCAACCAGACCCAAGCAAATGGAAAACCAACTTCCGTTGTGCTTTGAACAGCACAAAGAAATTTAAAGAACTGAAGTCGAATAATCCTGATTATCATGTGTATAGAATCATCTCTCACAATGCTGCACATGCTGCCAACCTTCCTGCTGATAGAA ggAACGATGGTGATCATGAGAATGATATGTTACGTATTAGCCCTTCCAGTGAAGGAGTTCAAGGTTCCGACCAGACGACACCTCCACTTCAG CAGGAGATAAACATTGCCTTTGAAATGCTGTCATTGGAAAATCCAGTCCCAG GACTAAATGTGAATACAGATGAAAATGTTTACCAGTGTAGCAGTGATACGCTCCAGTGGGTTATGCAGCAAGCCAACATGAATATGGATGAAATTCAGACAGTCTCATGGGCTCCTTCTCCCAGTGATCATCCCATAG GTGAAGTTGCTTATCAACAAAACAATACCTATGCTGTCCCTCATGTTGATCAAACTGGCTACCACCACTTGAGGAATAGAGCAGTGAATGAGACAGTTGAAAATAGGTATTATGAAGAGCCATCTAAGTGGCTGCCTGAAATCACAACAGATGTGGTGCATCAATCAACTGCCACACTTGCAGTGCAACAGGCCCAACAAAACTCCCCTGCCCCAAATCAGCTTAATCATTTGG CTGATGCCCTTGGTAATGAGAGCTGCTTCATTGAAAATATGTTCATGGATGAAGACCCTCTTGCAAAAGGAGTGATGATGTGCAATGCAGCAAGCCAACACACCATGCTGGAGCAGAGCCCATGTCCATTACCCGTTGCACCCCCAGTTGAGCAGCCTCCTGCCCAGACTACTCTGTTGCAGAACGACTCAG GAATGCATCCTTTGAACCTGGGTGTCTCCATCTATTACAGGGGGAGTTTGCTCAATGAATTAAGAGTGACAGCGGGTAGCTGTTTGTTTACCTACAACAACAACCACACTGCCCAAGTACTAGGCAACCCACAGATAATACAATTTCCAAATCCCCAGATGCTTCCTGATCAGAAGCAAGTTACGCTCACCTTGACTGCACTGCAGAAGGCGGGTTTGCTGCTTTATCAGAAGAATTGCAGGCTGTGGGCCAGGCGCCTTGGTCCATGCAATGTCTTCTGGGCCTTCTCCAAGCAGCTGGAGAACATTGCTCAGTACCCCGAACACAGGCTGTTGCAACGGGAGGTAGACACAGAGATCTTCAACTTTGAACATTATTTCCAAG GACTTCAGCAGTTCTATGATGGTCAAAGAAGTTCATGTCCTGATTATACCATCTACTTGTGCTTTGGACAGCGTTTTTCTGCTGCCAAACCTAAGGAGTCTAAACTAATTTTGGTGAAG TTGGTTCCAGAGCTTTGTAAACATTGGCACGAACGTGTACTGAGGGAAGGCGTCTCATCCTTGAACAGCGAAATTGAGAGCTTGCAGTTTTCCAACAGCCTCTTTGATATGATGGAATATCTAACTAGTATCTGTAGGCCAGCCGATGAGGAACATTGA
- the irf7 gene encoding interferon regulatory factor 7 isoform X1 produces MAAAANRNNPQKICFFDWLVNEINSREYWLDEAHTIFCIPWKHNSRKDIVADDYRIFKEWAVVSKKYNEHQPDPSKWKTNFRCALNSTKKFKELKSNNPDYHVYRIISHNAAHAANLPADRRNDGDHENDMLRISPSSEGVQGSDQTTPPLQQEINIAFEMLSLENPVPGLNVNTDENVYQCSSDTLQWVMQQANMNMDEIQTVSWAPSPSDHPIGEVAYQQNNTYAVPHVDQTGYHHLRNRAVNETVENRYYEEPSKWLPEITTDVVHQSTATLAVQQAQQNSPAPNQLNHLVADALGNESCFIENMFMDEDPLAKGVMMCNAASQHTMLEQSPCPLPVAPPVEQPPAQTTLLQNDSGMHPLNLGVSIYYRGSLLNELRVTAGSCLFTYNNNHTAQVLGNPQIIQFPNPQMLPDQKQVTLTLTALQKAGLLLYQKNCRLWARRLGPCNVFWAFSKQLENIAQYPEHRLLQREVDTEIFNFEHYFQGLQQFYDGQRSSCPDYTIYLCFGQRFSAAKPKESKLILVKLVPELCKHWHERVLREGVSSLNSEIESLQFSNSLFDMMEYLTSICRPADEEH; encoded by the exons GAATGGGCTGTAGTCAGCAAAAAATACAATGAACATCAACCAGACCCAAGCAAATGGAAAACCAACTTCCGTTGTGCTTTGAACAGCACAAAGAAATTTAAAGAACTGAAGTCGAATAATCCTGATTATCATGTGTATAGAATCATCTCTCACAATGCTGCACATGCTGCCAACCTTCCTGCTGATAGAA ggAACGATGGTGATCATGAGAATGATATGTTACGTATTAGCCCTTCCAGTGAAGGAGTTCAAGGTTCCGACCAGACGACACCTCCACTTCAG CAGGAGATAAACATTGCCTTTGAAATGCTGTCATTGGAAAATCCAGTCCCAG GACTAAATGTGAATACAGATGAAAATGTTTACCAGTGTAGCAGTGATACGCTCCAGTGGGTTATGCAGCAAGCCAACATGAATATGGATGAAATTCAGACAGTCTCATGGGCTCCTTCTCCCAGTGATCATCCCATAG GTGAAGTTGCTTATCAACAAAACAATACCTATGCTGTCCCTCATGTTGATCAAACTGGCTACCACCACTTGAGGAATAGAGCAGTGAATGAGACAGTTGAAAATAGGTATTATGAAGAGCCATCTAAGTGGCTGCCTGAAATCACAACAGATGTGGTGCATCAATCAACTGCCACACTTGCAGTGCAACAGGCCCAACAAAACTCCCCTGCCCCAAATCAGCTTAATCATTTGG TAGCTGATGCCCTTGGTAATGAGAGCTGCTTCATTGAAAATATGTTCATGGATGAAGACCCTCTTGCAAAAGGAGTGATGATGTGCAATGCAGCAAGCCAACACACCATGCTGGAGCAGAGCCCATGTCCATTACCCGTTGCACCCCCAGTTGAGCAGCCTCCTGCCCAGACTACTCTGTTGCAGAACGACTCAG GAATGCATCCTTTGAACCTGGGTGTCTCCATCTATTACAGGGGGAGTTTGCTCAATGAATTAAGAGTGACAGCGGGTAGCTGTTTGTTTACCTACAACAACAACCACACTGCCCAAGTACTAGGCAACCCACAGATAATACAATTTCCAAATCCCCAGATGCTTCCTGATCAGAAGCAAGTTACGCTCACCTTGACTGCACTGCAGAAGGCGGGTTTGCTGCTTTATCAGAAGAATTGCAGGCTGTGGGCCAGGCGCCTTGGTCCATGCAATGTCTTCTGGGCCTTCTCCAAGCAGCTGGAGAACATTGCTCAGTACCCCGAACACAGGCTGTTGCAACGGGAGGTAGACACAGAGATCTTCAACTTTGAACATTATTTCCAAG GACTTCAGCAGTTCTATGATGGTCAAAGAAGTTCATGTCCTGATTATACCATCTACTTGTGCTTTGGACAGCGTTTTTCTGCTGCCAAACCTAAGGAGTCTAAACTAATTTTGGTGAAG TTGGTTCCAGAGCTTTGTAAACATTGGCACGAACGTGTACTGAGGGAAGGCGTCTCATCCTTGAACAGCGAAATTGAGAGCTTGCAGTTTTCCAACAGCCTCTTTGATATGATGGAATATCTAACTAGTATCTGTAGGCCAGCCGATGAGGAACATTGA
- the irf7 gene encoding interferon regulatory factor 7 isoform X3, which translates to MAAAANRNNPQKICFFDWLVNEINSREYWLDEAHTIFCIPWKHNSRKDIVADDYRIFKEWAVVSKKYNEHQPDPSKWKTNFRCALNSTKKFKELKSNNPDYHVYRIISHNAAHAANLPADRRNDGDHENDMLRISPSSEGVQGSDQTTPPLQEINIAFEMLSLENPVPGLNVNTDENVYQCSSDTLQWVMQQANMNMDEIQTVSWAPSPSDHPIGEVAYQQNNTYAVPHVDQTGYHHLRNRAVNETVENRYYEEPSKWLPEITTDVVHQSTATLAVQQAQQNSPAPNQLNHLVADALGNESCFIENMFMDEDPLAKGVMMCNAASQHTMLEQSPCPLPVAPPVEQPPAQTTLLQNDSGMHPLNLGVSIYYRGSLLNELRVTAGSCLFTYNNNHTAQVLGNPQIIQFPNPQMLPDQKQVTLTLTALQKAGLLLYQKNCRLWARRLGPCNVFWAFSKQLENIAQYPEHRLLQREVDTEIFNFEHYFQGLQQFYDGQRSSCPDYTIYLCFGQRFSAAKPKESKLILVKLVPELCKHWHERVLREGVSSLNSEIESLQFSNSLFDMMEYLTSICRPADEEH; encoded by the exons GAATGGGCTGTAGTCAGCAAAAAATACAATGAACATCAACCAGACCCAAGCAAATGGAAAACCAACTTCCGTTGTGCTTTGAACAGCACAAAGAAATTTAAAGAACTGAAGTCGAATAATCCTGATTATCATGTGTATAGAATCATCTCTCACAATGCTGCACATGCTGCCAACCTTCCTGCTGATAGAA ggAACGATGGTGATCATGAGAATGATATGTTACGTATTAGCCCTTCCAGTGAAGGAGTTCAAGGTTCCGACCAGACGACACCTCCACTTCAG GAGATAAACATTGCCTTTGAAATGCTGTCATTGGAAAATCCAGTCCCAG GACTAAATGTGAATACAGATGAAAATGTTTACCAGTGTAGCAGTGATACGCTCCAGTGGGTTATGCAGCAAGCCAACATGAATATGGATGAAATTCAGACAGTCTCATGGGCTCCTTCTCCCAGTGATCATCCCATAG GTGAAGTTGCTTATCAACAAAACAATACCTATGCTGTCCCTCATGTTGATCAAACTGGCTACCACCACTTGAGGAATAGAGCAGTGAATGAGACAGTTGAAAATAGGTATTATGAAGAGCCATCTAAGTGGCTGCCTGAAATCACAACAGATGTGGTGCATCAATCAACTGCCACACTTGCAGTGCAACAGGCCCAACAAAACTCCCCTGCCCCAAATCAGCTTAATCATTTGG TAGCTGATGCCCTTGGTAATGAGAGCTGCTTCATTGAAAATATGTTCATGGATGAAGACCCTCTTGCAAAAGGAGTGATGATGTGCAATGCAGCAAGCCAACACACCATGCTGGAGCAGAGCCCATGTCCATTACCCGTTGCACCCCCAGTTGAGCAGCCTCCTGCCCAGACTACTCTGTTGCAGAACGACTCAG GAATGCATCCTTTGAACCTGGGTGTCTCCATCTATTACAGGGGGAGTTTGCTCAATGAATTAAGAGTGACAGCGGGTAGCTGTTTGTTTACCTACAACAACAACCACACTGCCCAAGTACTAGGCAACCCACAGATAATACAATTTCCAAATCCCCAGATGCTTCCTGATCAGAAGCAAGTTACGCTCACCTTGACTGCACTGCAGAAGGCGGGTTTGCTGCTTTATCAGAAGAATTGCAGGCTGTGGGCCAGGCGCCTTGGTCCATGCAATGTCTTCTGGGCCTTCTCCAAGCAGCTGGAGAACATTGCTCAGTACCCCGAACACAGGCTGTTGCAACGGGAGGTAGACACAGAGATCTTCAACTTTGAACATTATTTCCAAG GACTTCAGCAGTTCTATGATGGTCAAAGAAGTTCATGTCCTGATTATACCATCTACTTGTGCTTTGGACAGCGTTTTTCTGCTGCCAAACCTAAGGAGTCTAAACTAATTTTGGTGAAG TTGGTTCCAGAGCTTTGTAAACATTGGCACGAACGTGTACTGAGGGAAGGCGTCTCATCCTTGAACAGCGAAATTGAGAGCTTGCAGTTTTCCAACAGCCTCTTTGATATGATGGAATATCTAACTAGTATCTGTAGGCCAGCCGATGAGGAACATTGA